The Populus alba chromosome 6, ASM523922v2, whole genome shotgun sequence genome contains a region encoding:
- the LOC118050273 gene encoding uncharacterized protein, with protein MPRPGPRPYECVRRAWHSDRHQPIRGSLIQEIFRLVNEAHSSTTKKNKEWQEKLPVVVLKAEEIMYSKANSEAEYMELKTLWDRTNDAINTIIRRDESMETGELLQPCIEAALNLGCTPRRASRSQRNCNPSSYLSPSTQEPNTLSSGSVHSAIQANRTSNSHVLPDYSSMVKPIIMNSTPPGSESQDFVGQSNGSSNRFLFIDDNIPLSNVNQCLPLGNYRIPSLCSVYPLYYGSCLEPQRGCGALPETFPGTMEPVKVAVMQNFFPCNEDTPVKTCHADHKDSPLQPQEIGCDLSLRLGSLPAPMLSVKTKQLKDAKDGGHDCSQEGGKVDDWMPQADKALPFFTRVNVADPLVSHSSKSREHVNIDETMKKRKAVLDHHVEDQFCWQPKLHCNQLTCRMKSAGS; from the exons atgccTAGACCAGGACCAAGACCTTATGAATGTGTTAGGAGAGCTTGGCACAGTGATAGACACCAGCCCATCAGAGGTTCTCTGATTCAAGAAATTTTCCG ACTTGTTAATGAGGCTCATAGCTCAACAACTAAGAAGAACAAGGAATGGCAAGAGAAGCTCCCAGTTGTTGTCCTGAAAGCAGAAGAAATTATGTACTCGAAAGCCAATTCTGAG GCTGAATACATGGAGCTTAAGACACTTTGGGACAGAACAAATGATGCCATTAATACCATAATTCGGCGTGATGAGAGCATGGAAACTGGAGAGCTTCTTCAACCTTGCATTGAAG CTGCCCTTAATTTGGGCTGCACACCGAGAAGAGCCTCAAGGAGCCAGCGGAACTGCAATCCGAGCTCTTACCTTAGTCCTAGCACTCAGGAACCAAACACCTTGTCCTCTGGTTCTGTGCACAGTGCCATTCAGGCTAATCGTACATCCAACTCGCATGTCCTACCTGATTATTCAAGCATGGTGAAACCCATAATCATGAATTCCACCCCTCCAGGCTCGGAATCACAAGACTTTGTTGGCCAAAGCAATGGCTCTTCTAACAGATTTCTTTTTATAGATGATAACATTCCTCTATCTAACGTTAACCAATGCTTACCCTTGGGAAATTACCGTATACCAAGCTTGTGCTCGGTTTACCCTTTATACTATGGTAGTTGCCTAGAACCACAGCGAGGTTGTGGAGCTCTTCCTGAGACTTTTCCTGGCACCATGGAGCCTGTCAAGGTGGCTGTTATGCAAAACTTCTTCCCTTGCAACGAGGACACTCCTGTTAAAACCTGCCATGCTGATCACAAAGACAGTCCTTTACAGCCACAAGAAATTGGGTGCGATCTATCATTGAGGTTGGGTTCTCTCCCAGCTCCAATGCTGAGTGTGAAGACCAAGCAACTCAAAGATGCCAAAGATGGTGGTCATGATTGTTCTCAAGAGGGGGGTAAGGTTGATGATTGGATGCCCCAAGCGGACAAGGCGTTACCCTTCTTCACTAGGGTCAATGTGGCTGACCCGTTAGTTTCACATTCAAGCAAATCGAGGGAACATGTAAATATAGATGAGACAATGAAAAAACGCAAAGCGGTGTTGGATCACCATGTTGAGGATCAATTTTGCTGGCAGCCAAAGCTTCATTGTAATCAGTTAACTTGCAGAATGAAAAGTGCCGGTTCGTAG